A genomic stretch from Sphaerodactylus townsendi isolate TG3544 linkage group LG15, MPM_Stown_v2.3, whole genome shotgun sequence includes:
- the EMC4 gene encoding ER membrane protein complex subunit 4 isoform X1, which yields MLPKIEEEFGFISPPFSPVKRLKGAYNLLSPQAPCEQKMSTPGSSVTNRGRRFKWAIDLSGPGSGSRGRSDRGGGQGDTMYPVGYSDKQVPDTSVQETDRILVEKRCWDIALGPLKQIPMNLFIMYMAGNTISIFPTMMVCMMAWRPIQALMSISATFKLLESSSQKFLQGLVYLIGNFLGLALAVYKCQSMGLLPTHASDWLAFIEPPERMEFTGGGLVL from the exons ATGCTGCcaaagatagaagaagagtttggatttatatccccccctttctctcctgtaaagagactcaaaggggcttacaatctactttccccacaagcaccctgtgag CAAAAGATGAGCACTCCCGGGAGCTCGGTGACCAACCGTGGACGGCGTTTCAAATGGGCCATTGACCTGAGCGGCCCAGGAAGTGGCAGTAG GGGTCGGAGTGACCGAGGCGGAGGTCAAGGGGACACCATGTATCCCGTAGGCTACTCAGACAAGCAGGTGCCGGACACGAGTGTGCAAGAGACAGATCGTATCTTAGTGGAAAAG CGCTGCTGGGACATTGCCCTGGGCCCTTTGAAGCAAATCCCCATGAATTTGTTCATCATGTATATGGCAGGCAATACCATTTCCATCTTCCCCACCATGATGGTCTGCATGATGGCGTGGAGGCCCATCCAAGCTCTCATGTCCATATCGGCCA CCTTCAAGCTACTGGAGAGTTcaagccagaagttcctgcagggtCTAGTGTACTTAATTGGCAACTTTCTGGGGTTGGCCTTGGCTGTATACAAGTGTCAGTCAATGGGGCTGCTGCCAACTCATGCGTCTGACTGGCTGGCTTTCATCGAGCCCCCCGAG CGCATGGAGTTCACTGGTGGCGGTCTAGTGTTGTGA
- the EMC4 gene encoding ER membrane protein complex subunit 4 isoform X2, producing the protein MSTPGSSVTNRGRRFKWAIDLSGPGSGSRGRSDRGGGQGDTMYPVGYSDKQVPDTSVQETDRILVEKRCWDIALGPLKQIPMNLFIMYMAGNTISIFPTMMVCMMAWRPIQALMSISATFKLLESSSQKFLQGLVYLIGNFLGLALAVYKCQSMGLLPTHASDWLAFIEPPERMEFTGGGLVL; encoded by the exons ATGAGCACTCCCGGGAGCTCGGTGACCAACCGTGGACGGCGTTTCAAATGGGCCATTGACCTGAGCGGCCCAGGAAGTGGCAGTAG GGGTCGGAGTGACCGAGGCGGAGGTCAAGGGGACACCATGTATCCCGTAGGCTACTCAGACAAGCAGGTGCCGGACACGAGTGTGCAAGAGACAGATCGTATCTTAGTGGAAAAG CGCTGCTGGGACATTGCCCTGGGCCCTTTGAAGCAAATCCCCATGAATTTGTTCATCATGTATATGGCAGGCAATACCATTTCCATCTTCCCCACCATGATGGTCTGCATGATGGCGTGGAGGCCCATCCAAGCTCTCATGTCCATATCGGCCA CCTTCAAGCTACTGGAGAGTTcaagccagaagttcctgcagggtCTAGTGTACTTAATTGGCAACTTTCTGGGGTTGGCCTTGGCTGTATACAAGTGTCAGTCAATGGGGCTGCTGCCAACTCATGCGTCTGACTGGCTGGCTTTCATCGAGCCCCCCGAG CGCATGGAGTTCACTGGTGGCGGTCTAGTGTTGTGA